The Xanthomonas sp. DAR 34887 genome has a segment encoding these proteins:
- a CDS encoding TonB-dependent receptor codes for MSKLTLGLVAALAAAPVFAQSTSAGVGGLVTHDGQPVAGADVTITHVESGTVSRATTDASGRYNARGLRVGGPYTITITKPGEGTKTEDGVYLGVNQTASVNAALTGDLTTLETVNAVAVAGGSEVFRATNTGSGTQISQETITALPSINGNIQDYMRLDPRVAFVDRASGSISAGGLNPRYNSINIDGVAASDTFGLEGNNMATRRQPVSMEAIEALDINLSNYDVSIASAAGATVNAVTKSGTNEFHGSVYGSYRDGDWFGDNPDGTPFNGFTKEKTYGMTLGGPVIKDKLFFFANYEKFEQGAPGADLASTAYGKANAVINDAYIARAQQIAQNYGIDAGSLNSNGNTDLEEYALKLDWNINDQHRASLRYSKLDQSKLRINGMTSSSVSLSSYWYQHDKSIESYVGQLFSDWSDNFSTEFKASYRDYSAIRNTPTTAPSIQIQQGNDSLYLGTELSSQNNILTTKTWNYYGAGTWTLGDHDLKFGVDYSTNEIYNYFAQNGWGAYIFQGLDNFAAGTWSSYRLAAETSPGSIPADYKYNSLGLFVQDTWYVNSNLTLTLGLRGDRPDTTPSPTYNAAASNTFGYNNSKLFDGDFLIQPRFGFNYTFDSERPMQLRGGVGLFQGDSPQVWIGNSYSNTGLNYTSYNQANYNAAVPFSPDGLNQPIPTVAGSRLQNVNFVGNDFKQPSLWKANLAIDSELPWYGIVASAELLVTKVKDGLYYQSLNLGPGYTGPDGRTLYWTPGKVSWTASETGSNSAASRSGRYNSYDSVYLIDNTDKGKTSQFTVSLTKPFSENSDWSWTLGYTYTHATEVGPLTSSTASSGWAYQYAFDVNSNTETTSRYEIKDRISGSLDWKHKFFGDYETRIGLVYEGRSGRPFSYVFANDFNGDGRTYNDLFYVPNGDVLFGSVSSAGRFTPDAAMAANFNAWLAAHPELAKYAGSYAPANGFRSGFVNTFDVRISQELPGFYKGHKSQIWLDIQNVGNLINKDWGHIVDYGFYADASVARLAGIYNGQYVYNFTGASQPTAANSDADGFNVGVSQWSLQVGFRYQF; via the coding sequence ATGTCCAAGCTCACCCTTGGCCTCGTTGCTGCGCTCGCCGCCGCCCCCGTGTTCGCCCAGAGCACCTCCGCCGGCGTCGGCGGCCTGGTCACCCACGATGGTCAGCCTGTCGCAGGCGCCGACGTGACCATCACCCACGTCGAGTCGGGAACGGTCAGCCGCGCCACCACGGACGCCAGCGGCCGCTACAACGCGCGCGGCCTGCGCGTCGGCGGCCCGTACACCATCACCATCACCAAGCCCGGCGAAGGCACCAAGACCGAAGACGGCGTGTACCTGGGCGTCAACCAGACCGCCAGCGTCAATGCGGCGCTGACCGGCGACCTGACCACCCTGGAGACGGTGAACGCGGTCGCCGTGGCCGGCGGTTCGGAAGTGTTCCGCGCCACCAACACCGGCTCGGGCACCCAGATCAGCCAGGAAACGATCACCGCGCTGCCGTCGATCAACGGCAACATCCAGGATTACATGCGCCTGGATCCGCGCGTGGCCTTCGTCGATCGCGCCTCGGGCTCCATCTCCGCCGGTGGCCTGAACCCGCGCTACAACTCGATCAACATCGACGGCGTGGCCGCGAGCGACACCTTCGGCCTGGAAGGCAACAATATGGCGACCCGTCGCCAGCCGGTGTCGATGGAAGCCATCGAAGCCCTCGACATCAACCTGTCGAACTACGACGTCAGCATCGCCAGCGCCGCCGGCGCCACCGTCAATGCCGTGACCAAGTCCGGTACCAACGAATTCCACGGCTCGGTGTACGGCAGCTATCGCGACGGCGACTGGTTCGGCGACAACCCGGACGGCACCCCGTTCAACGGCTTCACCAAGGAGAAGACCTACGGCATGACCCTGGGTGGTCCGGTCATCAAGGACAAGCTGTTCTTCTTCGCCAACTACGAGAAGTTCGAGCAGGGCGCTCCGGGCGCCGACCTGGCCAGCACCGCGTACGGCAAGGCCAATGCGGTCATCAACGACGCCTACATCGCCCGTGCCCAGCAGATCGCCCAGAACTACGGCATCGATGCCGGCTCGCTGAACAGCAACGGCAACACAGACCTCGAAGAGTACGCGCTGAAGCTGGACTGGAACATCAACGACCAGCACCGCGCCAGCCTCCGCTACAGCAAACTCGACCAGAGCAAGCTGCGCATCAACGGCATGACCAGTAGCTCGGTTTCGCTGAGCTCGTACTGGTATCAGCACGACAAGTCGATCGAGAGCTACGTCGGCCAGCTGTTCTCCGACTGGAGCGACAACTTCTCGACCGAGTTCAAGGCGTCCTACCGCGATTACTCGGCCATCCGCAACACCCCGACCACCGCGCCGAGCATCCAGATCCAGCAGGGCAACGACTCGCTGTATCTGGGTACCGAGCTGAGCTCGCAGAACAACATCCTCACGACCAAGACCTGGAACTACTACGGTGCCGGTACCTGGACGCTGGGCGACCACGACCTGAAGTTCGGTGTGGACTACAGCACCAACGAGATCTACAACTACTTCGCCCAGAACGGTTGGGGCGCCTATATCTTCCAGGGCCTGGACAACTTCGCCGCCGGCACCTGGTCCAGCTACCGCCTGGCTGCCGAGACCTCGCCTGGCTCGATCCCGGCCGATTACAAGTACAACAGCCTGGGCCTGTTCGTGCAGGACACGTGGTACGTCAACAGCAACCTGACCCTGACCCTGGGCCTGCGTGGCGACCGTCCGGACACCACCCCGTCGCCGACCTACAACGCCGCGGCGTCGAACACCTTTGGTTACAACAACAGCAAGCTCTTCGACGGCGACTTCCTGATCCAGCCGCGTTTCGGCTTCAACTACACCTTCGACAGCGAGCGCCCGATGCAGCTGCGCGGTGGCGTGGGCCTGTTCCAGGGCGACTCCCCGCAGGTGTGGATCGGCAACAGCTACTCCAACACCGGCCTGAACTACACTTCGTACAACCAGGCCAACTACAACGCCGCCGTGCCGTTCTCGCCGGATGGCCTGAACCAGCCGATCCCGACCGTGGCGGGTTCGCGCCTGCAGAACGTCAACTTCGTCGGCAACGACTTCAAGCAGCCCTCGCTGTGGAAGGCGAACCTGGCGATCGACAGCGAACTGCCGTGGTACGGCATCGTCGCGTCGGCCGAGCTGCTGGTGACCAAGGTCAAGGACGGCCTGTACTATCAGTCGCTGAACCTGGGGCCGGGCTACACCGGTCCGGACGGCCGCACCCTGTACTGGACCCCGGGCAAGGTCAGCTGGACCGCGTCGGAAACCGGCAGCAACTCGGCCGCCAGCCGCTCCGGTCGTTACAACAGCTACGACTCCGTCTACCTGATCGACAACACCGACAAGGGCAAGACCTCGCAGTTCACCGTGTCGTTGACCAAGCCGTTCAGCGAGAACAGCGACTGGTCCTGGACCCTGGGCTACACCTACACGCACGCGACCGAAGTCGGCCCGCTGACCAGTTCCACCGCCAGTTCGGGCTGGGCGTACCAGTATGCCTTCGACGTGAACTCGAACACCGAAACCACCTCGCGCTACGAGATCAAGGATCGCATCAGCGGTTCGCTGGACTGGAAGCACAAGTTCTTCGGTGACTACGAAACCCGCATCGGCCTGGTCTACGAAGGCCGCAGCGGCCGTCCGTTCAGCTACGTCTTCGCCAACGACTTCAATGGCGACGGCCGTACCTACAACGACCTGTTCTATGTGCCCAACGGCGACGTGCTGTTCGGCAGCGTGAGCAGCGCCGGCCGCTTCACCCCGGATGCCGCGATGGCCGCCAACTTCAATGCGTGGCTCGCCGCGCATCCGGAACTGGCGAAGTACGCGGGCAGCTACGCTCCGGCCAACGGCTTCCGCTCCGGCTTCGTCAACACTTTCGACGTGCGCATCAGCCAGGAGCTCCCGGGCTTCTACAAGGGTCACAAGTCGCAGATCTGGCTGGACATCCAGAACGTGGGCAACCTGATCAACAAGGATTGGGGCCACATCGTGGACTACGGCTTCTACGCCGACGCCTCGGTGGCACGCCTGGCCGGCATCTACAACGGCCAGTACGTGTACAACTTCACCGGTGCCAGCCAGCCGACCGCCGCCAACTCGGACGCCGACGGCTTCAACGTCGGTGTGTCGCAGTGGTCGCTGCAGGTGGGCTTCCGCTACCAGTTCTGA